ATACATGGCCGGCAAGCCCTCACCCGCAGACGGATGCACATGAATATCCAGCGCCGAGCCATGCTGCTCGGTGAAAATATGCGCATCAAACGTATAGCCTTCATCCAGATTGTGCTGCAGCAAACCGGCTTTGGTACCCAGCAGGCGGGTTTCCATCAGGTCAGCTTCTTTGATATTGGCCGCCCAGGACGCTTCCAGCGACAGCGTCGCACCGTTCTCGAACCGGATAAACGCGCTGGCCAGGTCTTCCACATCAAACGTTTTGCCGGACTGCCGCGCCAGTTCGCCCGCGATCGGGTTGTAGGTATTGCCCAGCACCCACGCCGGCTTGGGGTAGCCCATCAACCACAGCGCCAGATCAAGCCGGTGCACACCCAGATCAATCAGCGGGCCGCCGCCAGACAAGGCTTTGGTGCCAAACCAGCCACCGAAGCCGGGCATGCCACGGCGGCGGTGCCAGACTGTGCGGCCATTGTAAAAGTCGCCAAACACGCCGGCATCCACCTGAGCCTTGAGCGCGCGGGATTGGGCGCTGAAGCGGTAAGAGAAATTGATCATCAAGCGCTTGCCGGCGCGTTGGGCCGCCGCCAGCATCTCGCGCCCTTCCGCGGCGTTCATGGCCATGGGCTTTTCGCACAACACATGGCAGCCGGCGGCCAGCGCGGCCAGCGTGAGTGACTTGTGGTACTTGTTGGGCGTGCAGATGCTGACCACGTCCAGTTGTCCGGCAGCCAGCATGGCCTCAAGGCTGTCGTAGCGGCCGGGTACGGCAAACTCGTCACCGACCTGCGCCAGGCGGCTGGTATCCGGGTCGGCAATGGCAACGACATCCGCTTGCGGGTGCATCTGCCAGCCTTCGATATGCTTGCGCCCGATCCCGAGCCCGACAACGCCGATGCGCAGTCGTTGCGTTGATGTGGAGTGCATCAGATATCCCCTTTGCCTTGCACAATGCCTACTTTCGAGAAGGTCACATTCTTACTGGCAATGGGCTCCAGCGCGGGTGACTCCGGGCAGACATCCACGATGTTCACCCGTGGCGCAGCCCACTGCACGGCGTTGGCCAGCACTTGCTGTACGTTGCGGTCGTAATAGGTCGGGTAAGCCTCATGCCCCGGGCGGAAATAGAACACGCGCCCGTGCCCCCGCTGCCAGCAACAGCCAGAGCGGAAGACTTCACCGCCTTCAAACCAGGACAGGAACACAAGTTCATCCGGTTGCGGAATATCAAAGCGCTCACCGTACATTTCTTCATACGGCAGCTCAAAATACTGGCCCAGGCCAGCGGCAATGGGGTGCGAGGGTTCGACCACCCAGAGGCGTTCTTTCTCGTCAGCTTCGCGCCATTTCAGCGAACAATTTGTTCCCATCAGGCGGCGGAAGATTTTGGAAAAATGCCCCGAATGCAGCACGATCAGGCCCATCCCTTCCAGCACGCGTTGCTGCACGCGCGCCACGATCTCGTCACTGACATTGGCATGCGCCTTGTGGCCCCACCAGACCAGCACATCACAGCCCGCCAGGCGTGCCTCGGTCAGGCCGTGTTCCGGCTGATCCAGCGTGGCGGTGCTGACTTCCAGCGGCACGGCGCCCTGGCTCAGGGCGGGCACATCCTTCAGGGCGGCGGCAATGGTGGCGTGCAGACCATCCGGATAGATAGCCGCCACCGCCGGGTTCTGCCGCTCATGCTGAAACTCGTTCCAGACAATGACAGAAATACGGGATTTGGACACAATAAGACTCCGTGATAAAAACCGGATCAACCGGTAAACCGCTCGGGCAAGAAATCATGCTGCAAGCGCACATATTGCGGGCTATGGCATGCAGTCATCGATAACAAGTGCAGCAAGATTAGCCCTGCCCGGTCACGCGTCTCAATCTGAATCAGTGCGACAAAACTGCAAAGAATGTCAAAAAACCCGGATAGCCGACTCAAGCTGGCCAAAGCCGCCAGCCCGCTCAAAAGCGTGCGGACCAGTTCGCCCGGCCAGGGCCGGATCATGCGGGAGCAACTGCTGGCGTTTGGCCAGCGTCTGGCCAGTGGCGGCCAGCCGGTGTTGTTGCCGCCGGAAAACGCGGATTTGCTGGCGCGGGGAGATGGCCATTTTCATCTGGCGCCAGAGCTCTTCTTGCAAGTCAGCGGCACGACCACATTCCGGTTTGTGGACGGCGCAT
This is a stretch of genomic DNA from Silvimonas iriomotensis. It encodes these proteins:
- a CDS encoding Gfo/Idh/MocA family protein; translated protein: MHSTSTQRLRIGVVGLGIGRKHIEGWQMHPQADVVAIADPDTSRLAQVGDEFAVPGRYDSLEAMLAAGQLDVVSICTPNKYHKSLTLAALAAGCHVLCEKPMAMNAAEGREMLAAAQRAGKRLMINFSYRFSAQSRALKAQVDAGVFGDFYNGRTVWHRRRGMPGFGGWFGTKALSGGGPLIDLGVHRLDLALWLMGYPKPAWVLGNTYNPIAGELARQSGKTFDVEDLASAFIRFENGATLSLEASWAANIKEADLMETRLLGTKAGLLQHNLDEGYTFDAHIFTEQHGSALDIHVHPSAGEGLPAMYEMAAAILADQPHPAPGEEGLIVMEILDAVYESARMGGPVRVGG
- a CDS encoding ThuA domain-containing protein, which codes for MSKSRISVIVWNEFQHERQNPAVAAIYPDGLHATIAAALKDVPALSQGAVPLEVSTATLDQPEHGLTEARLAGCDVLVWWGHKAHANVSDEIVARVQQRVLEGMGLIVLHSGHFSKIFRRLMGTNCSLKWREADEKERLWVVEPSHPIAAGLGQYFELPYEEMYGERFDIPQPDELVFLSWFEGGEVFRSGCCWQRGHGRVFYFRPGHEAYPTYYDRNVQQVLANAVQWAAPRVNIVDVCPESPALEPIASKNVTFSKVGIVQGKGDI